One genomic segment of Nothobranchius furzeri strain GRZ-AD chromosome 10, NfurGRZ-RIMD1, whole genome shotgun sequence includes these proteins:
- the LOC129152410 gene encoding uncharacterized protein, which yields MVNSIPAGNLQLCAAVLFTGSSFSQISKFLGAFNVQGLSKQSFCRHQAKLLIPTVSWQWQLEQADIIQEATESGPVTLGGYMRADSPGHSAKYGSYTMMDLKRNKVIDIQLVQSNEVGNSVRMEKEGFVRSLSTLLERGVDVQQVVTDRHTGVQKYLREEKKEISHYFDPWHMGKGIGKKIEELGKRKTTQDVRLWKQSVVNHLYWSASSSSSGQEAVAKWTSVANHIQNVHSTNIF from the exons ATGGTGAACAGCATCCCAGCAGGAAACCTCCAGCTCTGTGCTGCTGTCCTTTTCACAGgatcatcatttagccagatttctaag ttcctgggtgccttcaatgtgcagggactgtccaagcagtCATTCTGTCGGCATCAGGCAAAGCtcttaattccaacagtgagctggcagtggcagctagagcaagctgatatcatccaggaggcaactgaatctggacctgtgactcttggtggttacatgcgagctgattcacctg gacactcagccaaatatggcagctacaccatgatggatctcaaaagaaacaaagttattgatatccaacttgtacag agcaatgaagttgggaatagtgtgcgaatggagaaggagggatttgtgagaagtctgagcacacttttggagaggggggtcgatgtgcagcaagtcgtgactgaccgccacacaggagtgcagaagtatttgagggaggaaaaaaaggaaatcagtcactactttgacccctggcacatgggaaaag gaattggtaagaaaatcgaagagctggggaagagaaagacgacccaggatgtgagactgtggaagcaaagtgtggtgaaccacctctactggtcagcatccAGTTCCTCCTCAGGACAGGAGGCAGTTGCAAAGTGGACTTCAGTTGCCAACCACATCCAAAATGTGCACAGCACAAATATTTTTTGA